From the Leptolyngbya sp. O-77 genome, one window contains:
- a CDS encoding polysaccharide biosynthesis/export family protein, with translation MPYEPSGGVPSRAAAAIPAEAASTEYTLGAGDQVRVDVFGVADLSGKTYTLLSDGSLTLPWVGKVVLQGLTTEQASETLVQRYRRYIHRPSITVSLVSPRPVRIGVVGEVNRPGAYTTGQSAGGTIEGDGAAAPIRTVTQAIQAAGGITQLADIRNIEIRRPQLGNRQEVIRVDLWAFLQAGELDQDIPLRDGDTLIVPTVSALDPREAVQLAAANFSPETVRINVVGEVKSPGTLALQSNTSLNQAILAAGGFDLTRARTSEVQLIRINPDGSAVRREIQVDLSAEVNEATNPALRNNDIVVVGRSGLARTGDFLNTLLGPINPFVGVFSILRIFGGN, from the coding sequence ATGCCCTACGAACCTAGCGGAGGGGTTCCCTCTCGTGCGGCGGCAGCGATTCCGGCAGAAGCAGCCAGCACCGAATACACACTGGGAGCGGGCGATCAGGTGCGGGTTGATGTTTTTGGCGTTGCCGATCTCAGCGGCAAAACGTATACCCTGTTGTCCGACGGTTCCCTGACCTTGCCCTGGGTCGGAAAGGTGGTTTTGCAGGGATTGACGACCGAACAGGCTTCAGAAACCCTGGTGCAGCGCTATCGCCGCTATATCCACCGACCGTCGATTACCGTCAGCTTGGTCAGCCCGCGCCCGGTTCGCATCGGCGTGGTGGGCGAGGTGAATCGTCCCGGCGCGTACACCACTGGGCAATCGGCGGGCGGCACAATCGAGGGCGACGGGGCAGCCGCTCCCATTCGCACCGTGACGCAGGCCATCCAGGCCGCAGGCGGCATCACTCAATTAGCCGATATCCGCAACATCGAGATTCGCCGGCCGCAGTTAGGAAATCGTCAGGAGGTGATTCGGGTAGACCTGTGGGCATTTTTGCAGGCAGGCGAACTGGATCAGGACATTCCCCTGCGAGATGGCGACACGCTGATCGTGCCGACAGTCAGCGCCCTCGATCCTCGCGAAGCCGTCCAGTTGGCCGCCGCAAACTTTTCGCCCGAAACGGTCAGAATTAACGTCGTCGGTGAGGTGAAGTCTCCCGGAACGCTGGCGCTACAGTCCAACACGTCGCTCAATCAGGCGATTCTGGCGGCGGGCGGGTTTGACCTGACTCGCGCCCGCACCAGCGAAGTGCAGTTAATCCGCATCAATCCAGACGGTTCAGCCGTCCGTCGAGAAATTCAGGTAGATCTCTCCGCCGAGGTCAACGAAGCCACCAATCCGGCCCTGAGAAACAACGACATTGTGGTGGTGGGTCGCTCTGGGCTGGCGCGAACCGGAGACTTTTTGAATACGCTATTGGGGCCGATTAATCCGTTTGTGGGGGTGTTTAGCATCCTCCGAATTTTTGGCGGGAACTGA
- a CDS encoding Gfo/Idh/MocA family protein encodes MRIAIVGCGFVADYYLKTLQRHPELKLMGVMDRVPERAERFSAYHSVPRYDTFDDLLQDPNVDIVLNLTNPRSHYQVSRDCLAAGKHVYSEKPLAMDMADATELVELAEDRGLLIASAPCSVLGETAQTVWRALRENRIGKVRLVYAEMDDGLVHKMPYPKWVSESGVPWPYKDEFEVGCTLEHAGYYVTWLTAFFGPAESVTAFSSCLIPDKETDVPLAVNAPDFSVACIKFASGVVARLTCGIVAPHDHGLRIIGDDGVLGIHDCWYYEDPVYIQRMVTLRRKAFMSPIKQRYPLLRKGGKRFNYKGSQQMDFARGVAEMAAAIAEGRPCRLSPRFSLHNNEIVLAIQNARETSRTYRLTTTFEPIAPMPWASEGGETREQPELEPMSTAKVAALTSKVPH; translated from the coding sequence ATGCGGATTGCAATTGTCGGTTGTGGATTCGTTGCAGACTACTATCTCAAAACCTTGCAGCGGCATCCAGAACTCAAGCTGATGGGCGTGATGGATCGCGTTCCAGAACGCGCTGAGCGCTTTTCCGCATACCATTCCGTCCCTCGGTATGACACGTTCGACGATCTGTTGCAAGATCCCAACGTAGATATTGTCCTCAACCTCACCAATCCCCGCAGCCATTACCAGGTTTCCAGAGATTGCCTGGCCGCTGGCAAACACGTCTATTCTGAAAAACCGCTGGCGATGGACATGGCAGACGCAACCGAACTGGTTGAACTGGCTGAAGATCGCGGACTGCTCATTGCTTCAGCGCCGTGTAGCGTGCTGGGCGAAACGGCGCAGACGGTGTGGCGGGCGCTGCGGGAAAATCGCATCGGCAAAGTGCGCCTAGTCTATGCCGAAATGGACGACGGGCTGGTTCACAAAATGCCCTACCCAAAATGGGTCAGCGAATCGGGCGTGCCCTGGCCCTATAAGGACGAATTTGAAGTGGGCTGCACGCTGGAACATGCGGGCTATTACGTGACCTGGCTGACGGCATTTTTTGGCCCAGCAGAGTCGGTGACGGCGTTTTCCTCCTGCCTGATTCCTGACAAGGAAACGGACGTGCCTCTGGCGGTGAATGCGCCCGATTTTTCCGTTGCCTGCATCAAGTTTGCCTCTGGCGTGGTGGCGCGGCTCACCTGCGGCATTGTGGCCCCGCATGACCACGGGCTACGAATCATTGGCGACGACGGCGTGTTGGGCATTCACGACTGCTGGTATTACGAAGACCCGGTATATATCCAGCGGATGGTGACCCTGCGCCGCAAAGCCTTTATGAGTCCGATCAAACAGCGCTATCCGCTGCTGAGAAAAGGGGGCAAACGGTTTAACTACAAGGGTTCTCAGCAGATGGACTTTGCTCGTGGCGTGGCGGAAATGGCAGCGGCGATCGCCGAAGGTCGGCCCTGTCGCCTGTCGCCCCGCTTTTCGCTCCACAACAATGAAATCGTGCTGGCGATTCAAAACGCAAGGGAAACCAGCCGAACCTATCGACTCACCACAACCTTTGAGCCAATCGCGCCGATGCCCTGGGCCAGTGAGGGGGGAGAGACAAGGGAACAGCCAGAATTGGAGCCAATGTCCACGGCTAAGGTCGCAGCTTTAACATCCAAAGTCCCGCACTAG
- the rfbD gene encoding dTDP-4-dehydrorhamnose reductase translates to MTSILLIGAAGQLGRELQRKLPCLGTLTRLDRSCLDLTQSDQIYQAVYACKPDVIVNAAAYTAVDQAEREPELAHAINSEAPTTLAEIANRIGASFVHISTDYVFDGQAHTPYLENALTAPISAYGRSKLAGEIGIRQACDRHIILRTAWVYGTWSKSNFVKTMLRLGGDRPEIRVVADQVGAPTWAADLAQAIAILISRSGATSDRVHQGLPNGLLVQSSSPINGSSQESLWGTYHYTNSGVASWYDFSVAIFEIARQLGFPLQVQRVVPISTAEYPTPAQRPAYSVLSLKKTAAVLGGYPPHWRQSLKKMLAELYTHSYESSYSLRR, encoded by the coding sequence ATGACCTCGATTTTACTCATCGGTGCGGCAGGGCAGCTTGGACGAGAATTGCAGCGAAAGTTACCGTGTTTGGGAACGCTCACTCGCCTCGATCGAAGCTGTTTAGATCTCACTCAATCGGATCAGATCTATCAAGCAGTGTATGCATGTAAACCGGACGTAATTGTGAACGCGGCTGCTTACACCGCAGTTGACCAGGCGGAACGCGAACCAGAACTCGCCCATGCTATCAACTCGGAAGCCCCGACGACGCTAGCAGAGATTGCAAACCGCATTGGTGCATCTTTCGTTCACATCTCGACAGACTATGTGTTTGACGGGCAGGCCCACACGCCTTATCTAGAAAATGCCCTAACCGCGCCGATCAGCGCCTATGGACGCTCCAAACTGGCAGGCGAAATTGGCATTCGGCAAGCTTGCGATCGCCACATTATTCTCCGCACCGCCTGGGTTTACGGCACCTGGAGCAAGAGCAATTTTGTAAAAACCATGCTGCGGCTGGGGGGCGATCGCCCAGAGATTCGCGTAGTGGCGGATCAGGTGGGAGCGCCCACGTGGGCAGCAGATTTGGCACAGGCGATCGCCATTTTGATATCGCGCTCTGGTGCGACTTCGGATCGGGTGCATCAGGGCTTGCCGAATGGGTTGCTGGTGCAGAGCAGTTCCCCTATCAATGGCAGTTCCCAGGAATCGCTCTGGGGAACCTACCACTATACGAATAGCGGCGTTGCAAGCTGGTACGACTTTTCGGTGGCCATTTTTGAAATTGCGCGTCAGCTTGGGTTTCCGCTTCAGGTGCAACGGGTGGTGCCGATTTCCACGGCGGAATATCCCACGCCTGCTCAGCGTCCTGCTTATTCGGTCTTGTCGCTCAAGAAAACTGCTGCGGTGCTGGGGGGCTATCCACCCCACTGGCGGCAGTCGTTGAAGAAGATGCTGGCTGAACTTTATACCCACTCCTATGAAAGCTCTTATTCTCTCCGGCGGTAA
- a CDS encoding glycosyltransferase family 2 protein, with the protein MALRISQKSSGRLPRLCSEEDSWSGIRSDVEAGDRSFRFMVLMPAHNEELGISDCLHHLIREVDSPEQVLVVADNCTDQTAAIARSFGVNVIERQDPARLGKGYALDYGLRHLEAVRPEVVVLVDADCVARSGSIQRIAQLAFQENRPVQAVYLMQAPEAPSQRDLISALAFLFKNLVRPAGMAQLGLPCWLTGTGMAFPWSVIRQVSLSSGNLVEDMQMSVDLAIAGSAPLLCADAEIGGCLPSQRTSAKQQRTRWEHGHLQTLKTQVPRLLQAAIHQQRIGLLMLALDLAVPPLALLVLLWTVSVLVAIAGFAVGGTILPLVISALAGAFLLAAVLLGWYRFGRSLVPLSAILAVPFYILWKVPLYVTFLFRPQTKWIRTDRETLRTAED; encoded by the coding sequence ATGGCGTTACGGATTTCGCAGAAGTCGTCAGGCAGACTGCCTCGTTTGTGTTCAGAAGAGGATTCGTGGTCTGGTATACGAAGCGATGTGGAAGCGGGCGATCGCTCGTTCCGGTTTATGGTGCTTATGCCTGCTCACAACGAGGAGCTTGGCATTTCAGACTGCTTGCATCACCTCATCCGCGAGGTTGATTCTCCTGAGCAGGTCTTAGTCGTAGCAGATAACTGCACGGATCAGACAGCGGCGATCGCTCGTTCCTTTGGAGTGAACGTGATCGAGCGCCAAGACCCGGCTCGGCTTGGCAAAGGCTATGCGCTGGACTATGGTCTGAGGCATCTCGAAGCTGTGCGTCCAGAGGTCGTCGTTCTTGTAGATGCAGATTGCGTAGCACGTTCGGGTAGCATTCAGCGAATTGCTCAGTTGGCGTTCCAGGAAAATCGTCCCGTTCAGGCAGTCTATTTGATGCAGGCTCCTGAGGCTCCAAGTCAACGAGATCTGATTTCTGCTTTGGCCTTTTTGTTTAAGAATCTGGTTCGTCCCGCAGGAATGGCGCAGCTTGGACTTCCTTGCTGGCTGACGGGTACAGGTATGGCCTTTCCGTGGTCAGTGATTCGCCAGGTGTCGCTGTCTAGCGGAAACTTGGTTGAGGATATGCAGATGTCGGTTGACTTGGCGATCGCAGGTTCTGCCCCCCTCTTGTGTGCAGACGCGGAAATTGGGGGCTGTCTGCCGTCTCAGCGCACCTCTGCCAAGCAGCAGCGGACACGATGGGAGCATGGTCATTTGCAAACTTTGAAAACGCAGGTACCCCGCCTGTTGCAGGCAGCGATTCATCAGCAGCGGATCGGTCTCTTGATGCTGGCACTGGATCTGGCCGTTCCGCCGCTGGCGCTGCTGGTGCTGCTTTGGACAGTGTCGGTTTTGGTTGCCATAGCGGGTTTTGCAGTGGGCGGAACGATCTTACCTCTAGTGATTTCGGCACTAGCGGGCGCGTTTTTATTAGCCGCTGTGCTGTTGGGGTGGTATCGATTCGGGCGATCGCTCGTGCCCCTGAGCGCGATCCTTGCTGTTCCGTTTTACATTCTCTGGAAGGTTCCGCTCTACGTCACATTTCTGTTCCGTCCGCAAACCAAATGGATTCGCACTGACCGCGAGACGCTTCGTACTGCTGAAGATTAG
- a CDS encoding Gfo/Idh/MocA family protein, which produces MQTPSRTIRWGILGTGYISRAFAEGLRPLPGAQLVAIASRTLSSAQQFAREFGVAKAYGSYGELVQDAEVDVVYIGTPNSRHRDDCLLCLGAGKPVLCEKPFALNAREAGEVIEFARKQHLFCMEAMWMRFLPLVQRVRQMVQSGAIGEVCTLTAEFGYPAAFDPSSRLFNRELGGGALLDRGVYPLSLAYFLLGEPESVVSQAAIATTGVDEQSSYLLKYAGGQLAMLSANLRTYASNEAVITGTRGQIRIHAPFYKPHQLSVATFAAAGNGSSQASGGNRPSSLKQTITSAVQDNSLLQRLYLQFGDPFLKRLRQPTKTILEPYAGNGYGYEAAEVMRCLRSGEIESRIMPLDETLAIQKTMDEMRRQWGLVYPQDEI; this is translated from the coding sequence ATGCAAACACCATCACGCACCATTCGCTGGGGCATTTTGGGAACGGGCTATATTTCTAGGGCGTTTGCTGAGGGACTGCGGCCGCTGCCGGGGGCGCAACTGGTGGCGATCGCCTCGCGTACCCTATCCAGCGCCCAGCAGTTTGCCCGAGAGTTTGGCGTAGCCAAAGCCTACGGCAGCTATGGGGAACTGGTTCAGGATGCTGAGGTGGATGTGGTGTACATCGGCACGCCCAACAGCCGCCACCGCGACGACTGCCTGCTGTGTCTGGGAGCGGGCAAGCCTGTGTTGTGCGAAAAGCCCTTTGCGCTGAATGCGCGGGAAGCTGGCGAGGTGATTGAGTTTGCCCGCAAGCAGCACCTCTTTTGCATGGAGGCAATGTGGATGCGCTTCTTGCCGCTGGTGCAGCGAGTCCGGCAGATGGTTCAAAGCGGGGCGATCGGCGAAGTGTGTACGCTGACGGCGGAGTTTGGCTATCCGGCTGCATTTGACCCGTCGAGCCGCTTGTTTAACCGGGAACTGGGGGGCGGGGCGCTACTGGATCGGGGCGTGTATCCACTGTCGCTGGCGTACTTCTTGCTGGGGGAACCGGAGAGCGTGGTCAGTCAGGCGGCGATCGCCACCACGGGCGTTGATGAACAGTCCAGCTATTTACTGAAATATGCGGGCGGGCAATTGGCGATGCTGTCGGCAAATCTGCGAACCTACGCCAGCAACGAAGCTGTGATTACAGGCACTCGCGGACAAATTCGCATCCATGCGCCGTTTTATAAGCCGCATCAGCTTTCGGTGGCGACGTTTGCGGCAGCGGGCAATGGCTCAAGCCAAGCCTCAGGCGGGAATCGTCCCTCCAGCCTGAAGCAAACCATAACATCCGCTGTTCAAGACAATTCCCTTCTGCAACGCCTCTATCTGCAATTCGGCGATCCGTTCCTCAAGCGACTCCGCCAGCCAACCAAAACCATCCTGGAGCCATACGCGGGGAATGGCTACGGCTATGAAGCCGCCGAGGTGATGCGTTGTCTTCGCAGCGGCGAGATCGAGAGCAGGATTATGCCGCTAGACGAGACGCTGGCTATTCAAAAAACAATGGACGAGATGCGTCGCCAGTGGGGTCTGGTGTATCCTCAAGACGAGATCTGA
- a CDS encoding glycosyltransferase, producing MKIAYLMNQHPYASCTFIRREILELETQGIEITRFSIRKPELALTDAADQQEFQKTRFILGSKFDLLLNVVRGVMSRPQRFLAALRLALKTGWKSDRGLLVNLVYLAEACGLLRGCMEMGIDHVHAHFGTNAAAVAMLCHALGGPSYSFTVHGPHEFDKPEAIALSEKIRHAAFVVAISSFTESQLFRWCDYPQWSKIHIVHCGVDDLFLSQPSVPLPQEARFVCVGRLGEQKGHLLLVEAVSQLAAEGLRFKVVLVGDGPLRAQIEQRINVLNLHDYLEITGWATNAEVQQQILAAQVMVLPSFAEGLPVVLMESLALGRPVLSTYIAGIPELVEPGVCGWLVPSGSVTALAAAMRQVLKTPLADLERMGQAGAARVAQSHSASVEAARLAALFQRYVTHPGIADMADSIQERDSKERDSGAIALPGNLEKVPSQISSQISS from the coding sequence ATGAAGATTGCTTACCTGATGAATCAGCATCCCTACGCAAGCTGCACATTCATCCGTCGAGAAATTCTGGAACTGGAAACGCAGGGAATTGAGATAACCCGTTTCTCGATTCGCAAGCCAGAACTGGCGCTGACTGACGCAGCGGATCAGCAAGAGTTTCAAAAAACACGGTTTATTCTAGGCTCTAAATTTGATCTGCTGCTGAATGTGGTTCGCGGGGTGATGAGCCGCCCTCAACGGTTTCTCGCTGCGCTGCGACTAGCGCTCAAAACGGGCTGGAAATCGGATAGGGGGCTGCTGGTAAACCTAGTTTACTTAGCTGAGGCCTGTGGATTGCTGCGCGGCTGCATGGAAATGGGCATCGACCACGTACACGCGCACTTTGGCACGAATGCAGCCGCAGTGGCGATGCTGTGTCATGCGCTGGGCGGGCCGTCCTATAGCTTCACGGTTCACGGCCCCCACGAGTTTGACAAGCCAGAGGCGATCGCCCTTTCCGAAAAAATTCGCCACGCTGCCTTTGTCGTCGCCATTAGTTCCTTTACCGAAAGTCAGCTTTTCCGCTGGTGCGACTATCCGCAGTGGTCAAAGATTCACATCGTCCACTGCGGCGTAGATGACTTATTCTTATCGCAGCCGTCTGTACCGCTGCCGCAGGAGGCCCGCTTTGTCTGCGTGGGGCGACTGGGGGAGCAAAAGGGCCACCTGCTGCTGGTGGAAGCGGTGAGCCAGCTTGCAGCAGAGGGATTAAGGTTTAAGGTCGTCCTAGTGGGTGATGGGCCGCTGCGGGCGCAGATTGAACAGCGTATCAATGTTCTGAACCTGCACGACTATCTGGAAATCACGGGCTGGGCGACCAATGCGGAAGTGCAGCAGCAGATTTTGGCGGCGCAGGTGATGGTGCTGCCCAGCTTTGCCGAGGGGCTGCCCGTAGTGCTGATGGAGTCGCTGGCGCTAGGGCGACCCGTGCTGAGTACCTATATTGCCGGGATTCCTGAACTGGTGGAGCCGGGAGTCTGCGGCTGGCTGGTGCCCTCGGGTTCCGTAACGGCGCTGGCGGCGGCGATGCGCCAGGTCTTGAAGACACCGCTGGCAGATTTGGAGCGCATGGGACAGGCTGGCGCAGCGCGAGTGGCTCAGTCCCACAGTGCCAGTGTAGAAGCGGCAAGGCTGGCGGCGTTATTCCAGCGCTACGTGACGCATCCAGGAATTGCAGACATGGCAGACTCTATACAGGAACGGGACTCTAAGGAACGGGACTCAGGCGCGATCGCCCTTCCTGGCAATCTCGAAAAAGTTCCTAGTCAGATCTCAAGTCAGATCTCGTCTTGA
- the rfbC gene encoding dTDP-4-dehydrorhamnose 3,5-epimerase has protein sequence MQITQAEISDVLILEPRLFGDSRGFFYESFNQQVFRDKTGVDAQFVQDNHSRSMQNVLRGLHYQIQQPQGKLVRVIQGAIFDVAVDLRRQSPTFAQWVGWELSAENRRQIWVPPGFAHGFAVLSETAEVLYKTTDYYAPQHERCIRWDDPDLAIAWTLQTLPILSAKDRAGQTLRTAEVYA, from the coding sequence ATGCAAATTACGCAGGCTGAAATTTCAGATGTTTTAATTCTTGAGCCTCGTCTATTTGGCGACAGCCGGGGCTTCTTTTACGAAAGTTTTAATCAGCAGGTTTTTAGAGATAAGACAGGTGTGGACGCACAGTTTGTCCAGGACAACCATTCTCGCTCAATGCAGAACGTGCTGCGCGGGCTGCACTATCAGATTCAGCAACCCCAAGGGAAGCTGGTACGGGTCATCCAGGGTGCCATCTTTGACGTTGCGGTCGATTTGCGCCGACAATCGCCCACCTTCGCACAGTGGGTGGGTTGGGAGCTAAGTGCTGAAAACCGCCGCCAGATTTGGGTTCCGCCTGGTTTTGCCCACGGTTTTGCGGTGCTGTCGGAAACGGCAGAGGTGCTGTATAAAACGACGGACTATTACGCGCCGCAGCACGAGCGGTGCATTCGCTGGGATGATCCCGATTTGGCGATCGCCTGGACGCTCCAGACGCTGCCAATCTTATCTGCAAAGGATAGGGCAGGGCAAACTCTGAGGACTGCGGAGGTATACGCATGA
- a CDS encoding GumC family protein, which produces MNPENRHEPLRLESSNQLISQLLSQNSASDADEFARLMRKGLNIGTYRRSIFRNFWLTASIVGLVSSLAALRYATTPPTYLGEFQLLVEPLNTQARVVDPLAVTRTGNNVPTEHSFGGLDYPSQIAVLQSPGMLESIVQEVKKSYPDFNVGMLQRGLTVERKGQTNTDMTKILRVSYVHSDPELVATVLRETSNRYLQYSLEDRKTRYSEGIKFVEDRLPELQQRVNTLQDELQSLQEEYNLVDPKEQGTLLSEEVSQITAEERETRKLLREQVTLYNSLRQQLNLTPEEAIAASALSEEPGYLKLQEQMQQLEAEIATQSAQFSEESPIMLDLRAKQRNLSSLMGQEAQRILGQTLGQGTGSPRVQAFQNSVRLKLIEEMVAAINQIRVLQARSAEISGIQAQVRNRFQEFPAVSRRYSEILRQLEISNRSLDQLLTQRENFQIESAQTEVPWELVSPPTLPKDGQGRPIPFAKSNRELLGAIGASILLGLLAAILLDQFRNIFFRTEDIQDAIDLPVIGVVPYDASASHLQAEAQPQTMGDRLDSSLFKEAFSSLYANLCFMSDGAPIRSITVCSASPSEGKTTIALHLAQVVASMGKRVLLVDSNLRHADLHRRLRLENETGLSDVLLREVQPDDLIQPTSVRNLFALTAGQPSLEAVRLLASEHMQTVMFRLHQTYDLVIYDAPHLLGLTDAEFISANTDGILMVVSVCQAKKSHVMQALQSLSVHRLPSLGVVANHPNPRAIASLGYYNTHPRPLRRQARMVEEPARALLNGSSGNSSGGNGSHHSRS; this is translated from the coding sequence ATGAACCCAGAAAATCGTCACGAGCCGCTCCGCCTGGAGAGTAGCAACCAGTTGATCAGCCAGTTGCTCAGCCAAAATTCTGCTAGCGATGCCGATGAGTTTGCCCGCCTGATGCGAAAAGGGCTGAACATTGGTACGTATCGGCGCAGCATCTTCCGAAATTTCTGGCTAACGGCGAGCATTGTGGGATTGGTCAGCAGTCTGGCTGCCTTACGATATGCCACCACGCCCCCCACCTACTTGGGCGAGTTCCAGCTTTTGGTGGAGCCGCTGAATACACAGGCGCGGGTGGTCGATCCACTGGCGGTGACGCGAACGGGCAATAACGTGCCGACCGAGCATTCCTTTGGCGGGCTGGATTATCCTAGCCAGATTGCTGTGCTGCAAAGCCCCGGAATGCTGGAGTCGATTGTGCAGGAAGTGAAAAAGTCTTATCCAGACTTCAACGTGGGGATGCTCCAGCGGGGGCTGACGGTGGAGCGGAAAGGGCAGACGAATACGGATATGACCAAAATTCTTCGCGTCAGCTATGTCCACTCCGACCCCGAACTGGTGGCGACGGTGCTGCGGGAAACGTCGAATCGCTATTTGCAATACAGCCTGGAAGACCGCAAGACCCGCTACAGCGAGGGCATTAAATTTGTCGAAGATCGGCTGCCCGAATTGCAGCAGCGGGTCAATACGCTGCAAGATGAGCTGCAATCGCTGCAAGAGGAATATAACCTGGTAGACCCCAAAGAACAGGGCACGTTGCTCTCGGAAGAGGTGAGTCAGATTACCGCAGAGGAGCGGGAAACACGCAAACTGCTGCGGGAACAGGTAACGCTGTATAACTCGCTGCGGCAACAGTTGAACCTGACCCCAGAGGAGGCGATCGCCGCGTCTGCGCTCAGCGAAGAACCGGGCTATCTGAAGCTGCAAGAGCAGATGCAGCAGCTAGAAGCTGAGATTGCCACTCAATCAGCGCAATTTAGCGAAGAAAGCCCGATTATGCTGGATTTGCGGGCAAAGCAGCGCAATCTTTCGAGCCTGATGGGGCAGGAAGCACAGCGCATCTTGGGGCAAACTCTGGGGCAAGGAACGGGCAGTCCTCGTGTGCAGGCGTTTCAAAACTCGGTGCGGCTAAAGCTGATTGAGGAAATGGTAGCGGCGATCAACCAGATTCGCGTATTACAAGCCCGCAGCGCCGAAATTTCGGGCATCCAGGCTCAGGTGCGGAATCGGTTTCAGGAATTTCCTGCTGTCTCGCGGCGCTATAGCGAAATCCTGCGGCAGCTTGAGATTTCCAACCGCAGCCTGGATCAACTGCTCACCCAGCGCGAAAACTTTCAGATTGAATCGGCCCAGACGGAGGTGCCGTGGGAACTGGTGTCGCCCCCGACGCTGCCGAAAGACGGGCAGGGTCGCCCGATTCCCTTTGCCAAGAGCAACCGAGAACTATTGGGAGCCATCGGCGCTTCGATTTTGCTGGGGCTGCTGGCGGCTATCTTACTCGACCAGTTCCGCAATATTTTCTTTAGAACCGAAGATATCCAGGACGCGATCGACTTGCCCGTGATCGGTGTCGTGCCTTACGATGCCAGCGCTTCTCATCTGCAAGCAGAAGCCCAGCCACAAACGATGGGCGATCGCCTCGATTCTTCTCTGTTTAAGGAAGCCTTCAGTTCGCTCTATGCCAACCTCTGCTTTATGTCGGACGGTGCGCCAATTCGCTCGATCACCGTTTGCTCTGCCTCGCCCAGCGAGGGCAAAACCACGATTGCCCTGCACCTGGCCCAGGTCGTTGCCAGCATGGGCAAGCGGGTGCTGCTGGTAGACAGCAATCTCCGCCATGCCGACTTGCATCGACGGCTGCGGCTGGAGAACGAGACGGGCTTGAGCGATGTGCTGCTGCGTGAGGTGCAGCCTGATGACTTGATCCAACCCACCAGCGTCCGTAATCTGTTTGCGCTGACCGCTGGGCAACCCTCGCTAGAAGCCGTCCGACTGCTGGCATCAGAACACATGCAGACCGTCATGTTCCGGCTGCATCAGACCTACGACCTGGTGATCTACGACGCACCCCACCTGTTGGGGCTGACGGATGCGGAGTTCATCTCCGCAAATACCGACGGCATTCTGATGGTGGTGAGCGTTTGTCAGGCTAAGAAATCGCACGTTATGCAAGCCCTGCAATCCCTGAGCGTCCATCGCCTACCGAGTCTGGGTGTGGTTGCCAATCATCCCAACCCCAGGGCGATCGCCTCTCTGGGCTACTACAACACCCATCCGCGACCGCTGCGGCGACAGGCCCGCATGGTGGAGGAACCCGCCCGCGCCCTGCTGAATGGCAGTTCTGGTAATTCCAGCGGCGGTAATGGTTCTCATCATTCCAGAAGCTAG